The following coding sequences lie in one Gadus macrocephalus chromosome 1, ASM3116895v1 genomic window:
- the svbp gene encoding small vasohibin-binding protein, with translation MEPACRKDKPKLNSTPTRGDRAKQRSAQQEVKQRQRAEIYALNKVMTELEQQQFEAFCKQMQGQGE, from the exons ATGGAGCCTGCCTGCCGGAAAGACAAGCCGAAGCTGAACTCCACCCCGACCAGAGGAGACCGCGCCAAGCAGAGGTCCGCCCAGCAGGAGGTGAAGCAGAGGCAAAGGGCCGAG ATCTACGCTCTGAACAAGGTGATGACggagctggagcagcagcagtttgAGGCCTTCTGCAAACAGATGCAGGGCCAGGGGGAATGA